The DNA sequence TGCGCGCCTGGAACCAGGGCTGGCCGATCGGGGTGTTCCAGTTCGTCAAGTCGGCGAAGTGGAAGGTCGGCGAGGAGAACGCGCTGAAGGTGCTCGGCGCCTCCGGCGAGGGCGGCTCCGTCGTCTGGCACAAGATGGGCGAGGGCTGGTCCTGGGTCCAGCGCGACGCGCAGCTCGACAACGAGCAGGCGGCCAAGGAGGGCTGGGAACAGGTCAAGCGCGATCTGGCCGCCGAAACGCACAAGCTGTACGTGCTGGACGAGTTCGCGTACCCGATGCACTGGGGCTGGATCGACGTCGACGAGGTCGTCGAGGTGCTGCGGAACCGTCCCGGTACCCAGCACGTGGTGATCACCGGGCGCAACGCACCGGAGAAGCTGGTGGAGTTCGCGGACCTCGTGACCGAGATGACCAAGGTCAAGCACCCGATGGACACCGGCCAGAAGGGCCAGAAGGGCATCGAGTGGTGACCTCGTTCAACGTACCGAGACTGGTCATCGCCGCGCCTTCCTCCGGCAGCGGCAAGACCACCGTCGCGACGGGCCTGATGGCGGCCTTCTCGGAGCGCGGCCTCGCCGTGTCCCCGCACAAGGCCGGGCCCGACTACATCGACCCGGGCTACCACGCGCTGGCCACGGGCCGACCCGGACGCAACCTGGACGCCTTCATGTGCGGGCCGGACCTGGTGGCCCCGCTGTTCGCGCACGGGGCCGCCGGATGCGATCTGGCCGTCATCGAAGGCGTGATGGGGCTCTACGACGGTGCCGCGGGGCGGGGCGAACTGGCGTCGACGGCGCAGGTCGCGAAGCTGCTCCGGGCACCGGTGGTGCTGGTCGTCGACGCGTCCTCGCAGTCGCGGTCGGTGGCGGCGCTGGTGCACGGCTTCGCCTCCTTCGACCCGCAGGTGCGCCTCGGCGGCGTGATCCTGAACAAGGTCGGCTCCGACCGGCACGAGGTGATGCTGCGGGAGGCGCTG is a window from the Streptomyces sp. NBC_01244 genome containing:
- the cobO gene encoding cob(I)yrinic acid a,c-diamide adenosyltransferase, which encodes MPQGQPSVVPDDGLTTRQRRNRPLVFVHTGPGKGKSTAAFGLALRAWNQGWPIGVFQFVKSAKWKVGEENALKVLGASGEGGSVVWHKMGEGWSWVQRDAQLDNEQAAKEGWEQVKRDLAAETHKLYVLDEFAYPMHWGWIDVDEVVEVLRNRPGTQHVVITGRNAPEKLVEFADLVTEMTKVKHPMDTGQKGQKGIEW